CAAATCGACAGTCCTGGTTTATGTATTTGTACCTCCATCGGTACATTCCACACGTACCTTTTGTGTCCTACATTCTCCCTTCACAGTGAACAGTCATAAGCTATCAATAACGTCGCCAACCCGATAGGGTTAATGCACTTTATTTCTTCGTACCCATCTATCATAACTCGCTTCTGGCATCGCTATTTAAGCAAGGATTTCGTCTGGAAACGTTTCAAGTGTTAACAATCTAAAGGTGTtacaattgatatatatatagtataattttgaaaatccgTGTAAAATAAAATCCAAGAATCAGAATGCTCTCTAAAACATTACATGGATTACACATGGATTCACATGAacctaaaatgaaaaaaaagaaagaaaatcgcGTCAGTTTGTACATATGACAACACAATGATCGTACCATTTGTTATTGTGTACCTATCTTTATGCTGGATAGATATTGATTCGCATAGAATATGGATGCCGAGGGAACTTAGTGGTGTTTTGAATGCAAACTTTCGAGTTTCGATAGACTCGCCAATATCATCGTAACATATACTTATTTACATTCAGAAACAGACAAGCAATATGCGGATATAATTTTGATgggaaatatgttttatttttaatttaattaaaacctTTTCTCATAATTTAAAACATGCTATTTCGGAAAATAGccaattttaattcagaatcgCAGAGAGCAAATTATTTGCCTCAGAAAAGCTAATATATTTGCTGTTGGATTGGACTGAATTGAACCAAAAGTTTGGGATTATGCATATAAACTTTCAAATATTGCAATATTTAATAGAAAACAATTCAAATCCTCAACGTATGTAATCAttgtatgttattttgtatgtatatataataaaacaattacagaaaactttaaaaatccTAAATGGATAAAATGAAAAGTTGAAGATTGATACGTATGCGCATATTTCAGAGCGAAAAATACGGGGTATGAGAAACTAACTCGgtcataatttaaaaacaaatgtgaTGATATATACCTTTTATTGGCTATTCCTATtggaaatatgtttatttttattaaatgatgATAAATTTGATTCATTTTCACATAAAGacgtgattttttttgtaagttTTTTCACTAAATTTGGGTTAGAAATTGCGATATTTCGTTGTATGACGGGAAACTTATATCATTTCATAAAGTTATGAATTATATTGCTCATGCTGAAGGTATAAATATGATATGGATATATGCTTTACATATCAAGGGAAGTTGAAAAATACTTTAATTCCGCACATATCTTTAAGTTCACATGAGAGAAAAAATAACCTGATGACATATGCTTTTTATGTAATTTTCGTGATCAGAGAATGCCAAagattaaacaaataaaaaaataaacgaaGTTCTTCAGAGGAAACCAGAggggacggtctaccttaatTGTCCCTACATGACAATTTCTTTCATCAATATGTTAGAATAATATGTGAAGTCATAgaacagaaaaataatatatgattaTGCTATTGGGAAGAAATGTGATATTGTCCTCATGTATTCACATTAAgcaatttatttaaaacatacatgttaacattCCACTTTGATGTTTTATAGACTTGAGTTTGAAATGGCGACTGTAAAGTTCTTACATATAAAGGGTACATAACGTAAAAACTTCAAGATGGCACTGTACATTATCATTCTTCATTCATATCTCTATATCAGCATGAAACCTGGAATTGTAAGGGAATTATTTTAGATAAGATCCTACTGGTTTTGCAtatattacttatatcattGTCTACAAACTGGGGCTACGTAAAGAATGTGTATGGTCTTTTACTGTATGTTGGGGCGTTGTTTAGCCACCATCTTTGTAAGCCTGTAAGGGTAATATACAAAGCTTACAAAGATAGTAACTAAATTACGCCCCAACATAGTAGTAAGGGTATTATACCCCGAGGTTACAAAGATGGTGGCTTAACCTCGCCCCAACATATTAGTAAGGCAAATATACCCAGACTTACAAAGATGGTGGCTAAACTACGCCCCAACAAAGCTAATATACCCAGACTTACAAAGATGGTGGTTTAACCTCTCCCCAACAAAGCTAATATACACAGACTTACAAAGTTGGTGGCTAAACTACGCACCAACATAGTAGTAAAGGTAATATACCCAGGCTTACAAATATGGTGTTTTAACCTCACCCCAACCTAGTAGATTCAATGCATTGTTATCAACAATAGGCAATTTGAATttgctttttttctttctggCGTATgcttaataaaaaaacaatggtAAACAACAAATCTGCATGGAGTTCTTCGTCTATAACTTAAAGAGTAGTCTCCCTTTCTACTGCAAATAAAGCATTATGTTTCACGCATAACATAATTATAGGGGTTTTGTAAGTGAAGAGAAATAACTCCtgtaaacttttaaaataaacagTGAACCTTTATCCCGGAGATTTAAAAGTAAGAGAATTATTAACGATTTTATTCCATTTCtgtaataaaacacaaatgttacatgaagatttaaacattggttgtcatatttttgccATAACAGATGGATGACGGACATACAAAGATAGAAACAACACTTCAgtccatttaaaatattttaattagaatatagtttcatatttatcaattttaaggAAATGTCAATATTCTTTCAGTAAATTTTCACACAGATCTAAACCCGGATTTTTCGTGATCTCTTGAACTCTGATGAAGATATCAGTACGTCAGAGCCTAACTGACAATGTTAATATTGGAAATTATCATATATTAGGCTTAGTGGCAACATATAGGTAATGTGCAGttacaatttattttaatattccaTGATATATGTTCACAGTTGCATATAGgatatttttaaattcaattactGATGCTTAAATGCCTAATAATTTACAATGTTATATGACATATCATGTACGTAAAATGAAAGCCGATTACGATGTCCACATTATGTTAAAGTAGATAAATGATGTCATTACCATAACAGAATGCTACTACCCAAAACAGAATCTCTGCTGTTATTTGACGCAGAGTAATTTTCTTGTAATAACAACATGCAGTTTTCATTTGAATCAACATACATATACCACTAACATTCATCTTGTAAATCATGCAtgaattgtaaatattaaattacaaaaacaaaaaacattaattCGTTCACTAAATAAAGCTTAACCGGTTTTTTTCTATGAAGTGCACCTTTTAGGAGTAGACGTGTTTTTATTTTGCTGTTGGACACAACCTTCTCGGTCTTGGTTCCATTCgtcaacaaaaataatttctcaCACATTAGAGATATTGTATAAAGTAATCGTCCATATATCATCTTACACTCACTTTTGTTTTACTTCCTGCTGCAATGAAATGTCGATATCACTTCTGCTGCATTCGTTGAAATGTGTTGGTGATATATGTCAGTGTGATGAATTCTTACCAAGGAGCACAATGATCTGACGGTTTAATACTACCTAGGACGTATGCATCATCCTCACAAAttctgtaatttaaaaaaagttgaACAGATTAGATTTTTCGCAGACCAAAAGACGCATAAAAAGAATTTGAGATTAAGTCCTATATAAATGAAATACGTATTGGTATCTGACATTCACAGTATTAATGTGTTTTGGAAAGGATATTCAGTAAATATAGAGAGTTTATCAAGTGGATTCGTTAGTATCTATAATTCAACAATTATTTGCTCAACATCCTGTCAAACGTTGATTTAAGGGTAGATTATTTTCTACCCAATACACACAACGCTTGTGATGAGAGTGTGTTTGCTCTGTTTCGACGCAAATCCCTGTCTACTTTACAGTGCAATCACACTGAAATATACTACCAATAACATCAACACTCTACTCTCGATCATagtttgatatgaaatttaagtaAACGGCAAAATACTGAATTATTGCTGTATAACCATCTGTATATCAGTAGAAGTATATAACACTTACCTTCGTAATTAACATGACCATCTCCGTCTATGTCCGCCTCCCTGACCATTTCCTCCACCTCCTCATCTGTCAACTTCTCCCCGAGGTTTGTCATAACGTGTCGTAGCTCGGCAGCACTAATAAAGCCATTCCCATCCGAATCAAACGTTTTGAAGGCTTCTTTTAACTCTGCATCACTGTCGTCATCGAAAATTTTTCGGGACATCATAGTTAGAAATT
The nucleotide sequence above comes from Argopecten irradians isolate NY chromosome 1, Ai_NY, whole genome shotgun sequence. Encoded proteins:
- the LOC138314477 gene encoding calmodulin-like → MADQMTEEHIAEFREAFSLFDKDGDGFVSSKELGTVMRSLGQNPTEAELQDMINEVDTDGNGTIDFPEFLTMMSRKIFDDDSDAELKEAFKTFDSDGNGFISAAELRHVMTNLGEKLTDEEVEEMVREADIDGDGHVNYEEFVRMMHTS